In Candidatus Bathyarchaeia archaeon, the genomic window GGTCCAAATGAACTTGGCCTTCGCGCTGCCGAACGCGGCCAGCCGAGGGGATGTGGCGGCGATACCGGGCAGGATAGTGAAGGTCGATGGGGGGGTCAAGGCATCATGCCCGCCCGAGTTCGGGGCATCGGGCCACGTCGCCAACACGGTTTTGGCCGCGATGAAGTTCGATAGGGGCGTTAGGAGCGCGTTGAACATCAGATACTCGGAGAAGATCATAGAGGCGTGCCGCGAGCTCGGCTATGCCGTATCCCATTACGATAGGGCCCTCGAGCCGCCCGAGGTTAAGATGAGGGAGGGTGGGACGACCGCTTGGGGGGCCGAATACGCGATAAGGAGCTTGGGGAGGGTGCCGGACGTCATATATCACAAGGGGGATTGGGGGAAGGAGCCGATGGTCACGTTGCTCGGGAGGGATCCGCTCGAAGTCGTGGAGAAGGCCTTGAGGCTGGCCCGGAGCCTATAGCCCTCCGAGGCCCACCTTTTCCTTTCAATGCTCCGCGCGCACGTAGTCCTTGAGGATCTTTATGGCGCAATATTCCCCGCACATGGAGCAGGTCCCCTGCTCCCCCCGGGTCCTCGAGCTCCTCATCCTCTTGGCCCTCTCGGGATCGATGGCCAACTCTATCTGCTTGGCCCAATCCAAGTCCCGCCTAGCCTCCGAGATCCTTCGATCCCACTCGGCGAACTTCCCCATCCTAGCCAAATCAGCCGCATGCGCGGCGATCCTCGCCACCATGACGCCCTCCCTAACGTCCTCCTCCGTAGGCAGCCCTATGTGCTCGGCCGGGGTTACATAGCAGAGGAAATCGGCCCCGGCCAGCGCCGCGATAGCGCCCCCTATTGCGCTCACGAAGTGATCGTAGCCCGGGGCCACATCGGTCACCACCGGCCCTAGGACGTAAAAGGGCGCGCCCTTACAAATCGCCTTCTCAAGCCTCACATTGGCCTCTATCTGGTTCAGGGGGATATGGCCAGGCCCCTCCACCATGGCCTGAACCCCCCTCCTCCTCGCCCTTTCGACGAGCTCCCCGATGATCAGGAGCTCGTGTATTTGAGGGCCATCCGTGGCGTCGGCTATGCACCCGGGCCTCAGGCCATCGCCGAGGCTAAGGACCAAGTCGTATTCCTCGGCGATATCGAGCAGGTAATCATAATTCTCGTATAGGGGATTCTCCTTGCCATGGTGCATCATCCAAGCCGCCGTGAAGGTCCCTCCCCTGCTGACGATCCCTAGAAGCCTCCCCCGCTCCATTACGCTCCTCAAGCTGGCCTTGGTGACGCCGCAATGGACCGTGACGAAATCCACGCCATCCCTCGCATGTCTCTCTATGGCCTTGAAGATATCGTCCTCATCCATGTGAATTATGGCCCCCTTCTTCCTTTGGGCCTCGATGGCAGCTTGGTATATGGGGACCGTCCCGACGGCCACCGATAGCTTCTCGAGGATCATCCTCCTAACCAAGTCCAGATCGCCCCCCGTGCTCAAATCCATCACAGAATCGGCCCCGGCACCCTCCGCGATCCTCGCCTTCCTGACCTCCAGATCGGGATCGCATATGTCGGGCGATGTTCCCACGTTTGCGTTGACCTTGACCCTGAGGCCCTCCCCTATGCCCAAGGCCTTGCGCTCGCCGCCCCTAGCGGGGTTCCTCGCTATCCCTATCCTCCCCTCGCCGACCCCCCTCATGACGTGCTCAGGGCTAACGCCTTCCGCTCGGGCGACCTCCTTCATCTCCTCCGTCAAATGGCCACGCTTGGCGGATTTCATTTGGGTCATAAGCCGACTTGCCCCATTTTCGTAAGGGATCATCCCTCCCTCGCTTAAAAACAAATCGTTTATGATACCTCATTTGATTGGCCGAGGAGGCGGCTCACTCCGAGCAAAGTTTAGCAT contains:
- the thiC gene encoding phosphomethylpyrimidine synthase ThiC — its product is MTQMKSAKRGHLTEEMKEVARAEGVSPEHVMRGVGEGRIGIARNPARGGERKALGIGEGLRVKVNANVGTSPDICDPDLEVRKARIAEGAGADSVMDLSTGGDLDLVRRMILEKLSVAVGTVPIYQAAIEAQRKKGAIIHMDEDDIFKAIERHARDGVDFVTVHCGVTKASLRSVMERGRLLGIVSRGGTFTAAWMMHHGKENPLYENYDYLLDIAEEYDLVLSLGDGLRPGCIADATDGPQIHELLIIGELVERARRRGVQAMVEGPGHIPLNQIEANVRLEKAICKGAPFYVLGPVVTDVAPGYDHFVSAIGGAIAALAGADFLCYVTPAEHIGLPTEEDVREGVMVARIAAHAADLARMGKFAEWDRRISEARRDLDWAKQIELAIDPERAKRMRSSRTRGEQGTCSMCGEYCAIKILKDYVRAEH